From one Salmo salar chromosome ssa09, Ssal_v3.1, whole genome shotgun sequence genomic stretch:
- the LOC106611759 gene encoding forkhead box protein N3 — MAIDYSPDKRLPVKGIYEWILNSFPYYRAAPGGWRNSVRHNLSLSKSFRRIHRDKNQSVGKGSLWCVCPEYRPALLEVLRKTQYYHSTNSNLLNNPALLEGADYGVSMVCDTVAISDSLSQTLLLSSPSPPALTSDNPPLSSNPPCPLTPDHEELVNMEAVEYEEEVGEEMEKDPLSDSGYIEFHYYQYHQYQYLVLPGDTELDLETVEILQLDAEAQEAAGSLLDLAGGGH, encoded by the exons ATGGCGATAGACTACTCGCCAGACAAGAGGCTCCCAGTGAAGGGTATCTATGAATGGATATTGAACAGCTTCCCCTACTACAGAGCAGCACCTGGGGGGTGGAGAAACTCTGTTCGACACAACCTGTCTCTGAGTAAGAGCTTCCGTCGGATTCACAGGGACAAGAACCAG TCGGTGGGGAAGGGCTCACTGTGGTGCGTGTGTCCAGAATATCGACCCGCTCTTCTGGAGGTGCTTAGGAAGACCCAGTATTACCACAGCACTAACAGCAACTTACTAAACAACCCTGCATT GTTGGAGGGAGCGGATTATGGAGTATCTATGGTGTGTGACACTGTGGCGATCTCAG ATTCCCTTTCACaaacccttctcctctcctccccctctcccccagccTTGACCTCAGACaacccacctctctcctcaaatCCACCTTGCCCTCTGACCCCTGACCATGAGGAGCTTGTCAATATGGAGGCAGTGGAATATGAAGAAGAGGTTGGTGAGGAGATGGAGAAAGACCCCCTGTCAGACAGCGGCTACATAGAGTTCCATTACTACCAGTATCATCAGTACCAGTATCTGGTCCTGCCCGGGGACACTGAACTGGATCTGGAGACTGTAGAGATCCTGCAGCTGGATGCTGAGGCCCAAGAGGCTGCTGGGTCACTTCTGGACCTGGCAGGGGGTGGACATTAG